In Triticum aestivum cultivar Chinese Spring chromosome 5B, IWGSC CS RefSeq v2.1, whole genome shotgun sequence, the following proteins share a genomic window:
- the LOC123111266 gene encoding uncharacterized protein gives MAGTAAVYRRVMKAVQKHVGGGADKKHFREFVAAEFRSPAGTEADARARLRLAGDYAYHLTSIQHQKELLFSYNIAVDRSDEMKKILNKSAASVGLQLPDVYQS, from the exons ATGGCGGGCACCGCAGCCGTGTACCGGAGGGTCATGAAGGCAGTGCAGAAGCACGTCGGCGGGGGCGCCGATAAGAAGCACTTCCGCGAGTTCGTGGCCGCCGAGTTCCGCAGCCCGGCCGGCACGGAGGCCGACGCCAGAGCGAGGCTGCGGCTCGCCGGGGACTACGCGTACCATCTCACCAGCATCCAACACCAGAAG GAACTGCTATTCTCGTACAATATAGCCGTGGATCGATCTGATGAAATGAAGAAGATATTGAACAAATCTGCTGCCAGTGTAGGCCTTCAGCTTCCAGATGTCTACCAGTCTTGA
- the LOC123111265 gene encoding probable protein S-acyltransferase 4 has product MGKMMVPSEAEPSSSPPQPKRLYQSWKGNNVFLCGGRLILGPDAASLLLSSFLVAGPAIVFCYQMQSKFFRSNGQPHMHRAALLIVIITTLVDLFFLFMTSARDPGIVPRNTRAPPPEADERNLPATPSMEWSVGGTPRMRFRRTKDVNVNGFTVKLKFCETCLRYRPPRSSHCSICNNCVQKFDHHCPWVGQCIGLRNYRYFFLFIATSTFLCISVLIFSWLNVHGEMQDNGGSIWKALRKEVYSFVLIIYTSIVVWFVGGLTALHLYLISTNQTTYENFRYNYDKKDNPYRKSITKNFAEVFFTKIPPPLNDFRSHVGEGALEAGFYTPYIGLDVTSTREKIDTDMREKEVLVGGIQIPTVLQNIDYGSFEDGLYDKNRNNGNKTVAFAPAWAQKGSEDAGTSAAATTACKEETSEDDAKEISDSNTSSARTSTEANTVSEEEIVQDDAKETNTPDRSSAQSLKDMS; this is encoded by the exons atgggcaagatGATGGTGCCGTCGGAGGCcgagccgtcgtcgtcgccgccgcagcCCAAGCGGCTCTACCAGAGCTGGAAAGGAAACAAC GTATTCCTGTGCGGAGGACGGCTTATACTCGGGCCGGACGCAGCCTCCCTGCTGCTGTCATCGTTCCTCGTCGCCGGCCCGGCCATCGTCTTCTGCTACCAGATGCAGTCCAAGTTCTTCCGCTCCAACGGGCAACCACACATGCACCGAGCTGCGCTACTGATTGTTATCATCACAACACTAGTG GACCTGTTCTTCCTGTTCATGACATCGGCCAGGGACCCAGGAATAGTGCCACGAAACACAAGAGCCCCGCCGCCTGAAGCTGATGAACGGAACCTCCCCGCCACACCCTCGATGGAGTGGAGCGTCGGGGGCACCCCACGGATGAGGTTTCGCCGTACCAAGGATGTCAACGTGAATGGCTTCACAGTGAAGCTCAAGTTTTGCGAGACCTGCCTCAGGTACCGCCCGCCACGATCCTCGCACTGCTCCATCTGCAACAACTGCGTCCAGAAGTTTGATCACCACTGCCCATGGGTTGGCCAGTGCATTGGACTC AGGAACTACCGCTACTTCTTTCTGTTCATCGCCACATCGACATTCCTTTGCATATCCGTCTTAATCTTTTCATGGTTGAATGTACACGGCGAAATGCAAGACAACGGAGGCTCTATCTGGAAGGCCTTGCGCAAGGAAGTCTACTCTTTTGTGCTAATCATCTATACTTCAATTGTTGTATGGTTCGTTGGTGGCCTAACAGCATTGCATCTCTATCTGATCAGTACTAATCAG ACAACATACGAAAACTTCAGATACAATTATGACAAGAAGGATAACCCTTACCGAAAGAGCATTACAAAAAACTTTGCCGAAGTGTTCTTCACCAAGATCCCTCCTCCATTGAACGACTTTCGTTCACATGTAGGTGAGGGTGCACTAGAAGCTGGGTTCTACACTCCATATATTGGGTTGGATGTGACCAGCACAAGGGAAAAGATTGATACAGATATGCGAGAGAAGGAAGTACTCGTAGGGGGCATACAGATTCCAACAGTATTGCAGAATATAGACTATGGTTCCTTTGAAGATGGTCTGTATGACAAGAACAGGAACAATGGCAACAAAACAGTGGCTTTTGCTCCAGCTTGGGCACAAAAAGGAAGCGAAGATGCTGGAACATCTGCAGCAGCTACCACAGCATGTAAGGAAGAAACAAGTGAGGACGATGCTAAGGAAATTAGTGATTCAAATACAAGTTCTGCACGGACATCTACAGAAGCTAACACAGTATCTGAGGAAGAAATAGTTCAGGACGATGCTAAAGAAACTAACACTCCAGATAGAAGTTCCGCCCAGTCCTTGAAAGATATGAGCTGA
- the LOC123111264 gene encoding uncharacterized protein yields the protein MASTPPPRDLARLDPAAPPTRDLAGLALAAERSRRPRPRHGSHAATPSGQSPDRRSSSSSACKDFLRKFVDNELLTASLEDWFSGDSEDCGFRKPAFDVPFDLAELQNFDYALEGVTFQQLVRMPNALHASTSDVFEATAHLALEDFLHAGIKGLWEAFWGPEEAMPFSVACIHSTSSRFYPAEKAIGSGKLDGVCATAVLLKNSKHSQGRWDHIVVLTLLRPDIGMVSAQSDQHLSPAVLGEALFFALRVLLSRSLSRSSTVLRNSDSVYVLLVDSQFGGVVNVQGDLNKLNFDLNNVYECAAEWIKKDAKITVSSVDRVWNKLGNANWGDIGTLQVLLAVYHSMVQFCGAPKYSLDELATEHSSRLQSRRSERHLVDRHSNGNGLFRFQQRSHSPEIVEVQEEGTVDVKPDEILKLEIGSIVFMEDSNCQKGFQINDIRTESEPPIYGAVPVEEPTKSYLLYVGSSPSHLEPAWEDMNSWYQVQRQTKVLTLMKQRDISSRYIPQMVASGRVGHPGPCNKPNSSGSCGHPLCSTPILVTSPVGETISNLIRNGLFGVEEALRCCHDCLSALAAASSAGIRHGDIRPENVIRVSNGSRQPHFVLIGWGHAILEDRDRPLMNLFFSSTFALQEGKLCAASDAESLIYLLYFSCGGGCPELDSVESALQWRETSWSRRVIQQKLGDVAAVLKAFADYVDSLCGTPYPMDYEIWLRRFRRTINEDHGKEVDTSS from the exons ATGGCATCAACCCCGCCGCCGAGAGATCTCGCGCGCCtcgaccccgccgccccgcccacgCGAGATCTCGCCGGTCTCGCCCTCGCCGCCGAAAGATCTCGCCGGCCCCGGCCTCGCCACGGCTCTCACGCGGCCACGCCGTCAG GCCAATCGCCTGACCGGCGCAGTTCATCATCATCCGCCTGTAAAGATTTCCTCCGCAAGTTTGTGGACAACGAGCTTCTCACTGCAAGCCTAGAGGATTGGTTTTCTGGGGACAGCGAGGACTGCGGTTTCCGGAAGCCGGCTTTCGATGTTCCTTTTGACCTTGCCGAGCTGCAGAATTTTGACTATGCTCTGGAAGGTGTTACTTTTCAGCAGCTAGTGCGGATGCCCAACGCTCTTCATGCCTCAACATCGGATGTTTTTGAAGCTACTGCACACCTTGCCCTGGAGGATTTTCTGCACGCTGGCATCAAGGGACTGTGGGAAGCTTTCTGGGGTCCTGAGGAAGCTATGCCTTTCTCTGTTGCTTGCATACACAGCACGAGCTCCAGATTTTACCCTGCCGAGAAGGCTATTGGCAGTGGGAAACTCGATGGTGTCTGTGCGACAGCTGTTCTGCTCAAGAATTCGAAGCATTCACAAGGGAGGTGGGATCATATTGTTGTGTTGACTTTGTTGAGACCTGATATTGGAATGGTTTCTGCGCAGAGTGACCAGCATCTGTCTCCTGCTGTCCTGGGGGAGGCGCTATTCTTTGCACTTCGTGTATTGCTTTCTCGGAGCCTCAGCAGGTCCTCCACTGTCCTTCGAAATTCAGATTCTGTTTATGTGCTCCTCGTAGATTCACAGTTTGGAGGGGTGGTCAATGTCCAAGGGGATCTGAACAAGCTAAATTTTGATTTGAACAATGTTTATGAGTGTGCTGCtgaatggataaaaaaggatgccAAAATTACagtttcttccgttgaccgggtatGGAATAAACTTGGGAATGCTAACTGGGGAGACATTGGGACCCTTCAAGTTCTCCTTGCAGTTTACCACTCAATGGTCCAATTCTGCGGAGCACCAAAGTATTCTCTCGATGAACTGGCCACAGAGCATAGTTCCCGGCTACAGAGTCGAAGATCAGAGAGACACTTGGTGGACAGACATTCCAATGGAAACGGTCTGTTTCGGTTCCAGCAGCGAAGTCATTCTCCTGAAATTGTTGAAGTGCAGGAGGAAGGCACTGTAGATGTAAAACCAGATGAAATCTTGAAGCTTGAGATAGGGTCCATTGTCTTCATGGAAGATTCTAACTGCCAGAAGGGTTTTCAAATCAATGATATTCGAACAGAAAGTGAGCCTCCTATTTATGGTGCTGTTCCTGTGGAAGAGCCTACCAAATCCTATTTGCTGTATGTAGGTTCCAGTCCTTCTCATCTGGAGCCAGCATGGGAGGATATGAATTCCTGGTACCAAGTTCAAAGACAGACAAAAGTACTGACCTTGATGAAGCAAAGGGACATTTCTAGCAGATACATACCACAGATGGTAGCTTCTGGACGTGTAGGCCATCCAGGCCCGTGCAACAAACCGAACTCCAGTGGGAGTTGTGGTCATCCACTGTGCAGCACTCCAATCCTTGTCACCTCACCAGTTGGGGAGACCATTTCAAATCTTATACGGAACGGATTGTTTGGTGTTGAGGAGGCTCTGAGATGTTGCCATGACTGTTTATCTGCTCTTGCTGCTGCATCATCTGCGGGAATCCGGCACGGTGATATCCGGCCAGAAAATGTGATCCGTGTCAGCAATGGTTCAAGGCAACCACATTTTGTACTTATTGGATGGGGTCATGCTATCCTAGAAGATAGGGATCGACCTTTGATGAATCTATTCTTTTCATCCACTTTTGCTCTTCAGGAAGGGAAGCTATGTGCCGCATCTGATGCTGAAAGTTTAATATACCTTTTATATTTCTCGTGTGGTGGAGGCTGCCCAGAGCTTGACTCGGTTGAAAGTGCACTTCAATGGAGAGAGACATCATGGTCAAGGAGAGTTATACAACAGAAGCTGGGTGATGTTGCAGCAGTTTTGAAAGCATTTGCAGATTATGTTGACAGCCTTTGTGGGACCCCGTACCCAATGGACTATGAAATATGGTTACGAAGGTTCCGAAGAACAATAAATGAAGATCATGGGAAGGAGGTTGACACATCAAGTTAG